A region from the Tachysurus vachellii isolate PV-2020 chromosome 25, HZAU_Pvac_v1, whole genome shotgun sequence genome encodes:
- the pop1 gene encoding ribonucleases P/MRP protein subunit POP1 — protein sequence MSGAKGRMRQKKMRNQPSNVTFSECRESTGRSSDCVQQQHMRGPQEHQSSRMKGNQDRHEQALPTYITASLFAKARAAEVSAMLRAVTKTTGSSHVFGALPKHMRRRAMSHNTKRLPCRLREMAQRVLEKSQQAGKKEKKEQSKTKSRRARRRHGSLLLEFNRRQRKNKWLETHIWHAKRFHMLKKWGYCLGDRPTYKCYRASYRAMNSGCLLQDLSYYCCLELIGPEEQLLNALSRLTNKDAGPTFAAASCVSGQKEGRVMLYKADHYPHQPLGPVHFLWRPCCNTSPHRQLWIWAHPSLKQDILPELQAVCQSFEAVAPAVVEAVPIEKLAEKPPTSSDGICKPKCTKRKRKREAENKDYPAKKIVGDGTRSLTTPVSWVSCKTEIVISDLSMEIVRYRLIGPLSHSVLSEILVPATQCENINKSTASPFWWPEACKEEDTMSLHRQQADVFQLLRGIDATAELPAGCVLGLTVDDPRLSLSVKKRNAPPDLHLSQGVDEEQRRNLILRGVPSVCAQSALWDKSLRENVTSNKISEQDLNRMKRELLVPGSRLPTPAQGRVPILLVNQAGKQLGEERLGWGSGWDLLLPKGWGMAFWTPLVYSGVRVGGLQMSLKHFQNRSMPHFPHDYPDCPAGVLFQEQQEIELLEKFKRYPPSKRTNYIKYGCVAPFRCLWQQLVEEWEEKVKQHEDIQDTKTIQMKDVPSLSGESLNPASALTVLRSRKVLRQLSVWCRPSSSRTRRAQIARCALPLCPALAVSLQEQWKQCILWVRVCVLSKGRPALHAMLCVPTTEDLQHLRDDPQWSGPNEPQHADHIKLQLKRRGKKGEAALSCSGIKKEQDCNIPQKDDPSPDLVCINQHSGASVMLRDSLSEPNASVTTDPGHVCVESLSKPTLIQGLWTESLPNISSHCTRMTVGWVVQGDFSLATGTGEALGFVSMVGLLQMLLMQSADQRGVVLLRNPTSLQYRFARLHIEA from the exons ATGTCGGGAGCCAAAGGCAGAATGCGacagaagaaaatgagaaatcAGCCAAGTAACGTGACTTTCTCTGAGTGTCGTGAAAGCACAG GTCGGAGTTCTGATTGtgtgcagcagcagcacatgAGGGGGCCACAAGAGCACCAAAGCAGCAGGATGAAGGGGAATCAGGATAGACATGAGCAGGCACTGCCTACATACATCACTG CATCACTCTTTGCCAAAGCTCGAGCTGCAGAAGTCAGTGCCATGTTGAGGGCTGTCACAAAGACGACAGGTAGCTCTCATGTATTTGGAGCTCTGCCGAAGCACATGCGCCGAAGAGCCATGAGCCACAACACCAAGAGACTGCCGTGCCGACTTAGAGAGATGGCACAGAGAGTG TTGGAGAAGAGTCAGCAGGCAggcaagaaagagaaaaaggagcAGTCAAAGACTAAAAGTCGGCGTGCCCGCCGCCGCCATGGTAGCTTGTTGCTGGAGTTCAACCGACGTCAGCGTAAAAATAAATGGTTAGAGACTCATATCTGGCATGCCAAGCGTTTTCATATGCTGAAGAAATGGGGCTACTGTCTTGGAGATAGACCCACTTACAAGTGCTACAGAGCCAGCTATAGGGCCATGAATTCTGGCTGTTTGCTGCAG gACCTCTCATACTATTGTTGCTTGGAGCTCATTGGTCCAGAGGAACAACTACTGAATGCACTCTCCAGGCTCACTAACAAAGACGCAG GCCCAACTTTTGCAGCAGCATCGTGTGTGTCAGGGCAGAAAGAGGGGAGAGTTATGCTTTACAAGGCTGATCATTACCCTCACCAGCCTCTGGGCCCTGTGCACTTTCTCTGGAGGCCTTGCTGTAATACATCACCTCACAGACAGCTGTGGATCTGGGCACATCCCTCCCTAAAAcag GATATTCTACCAGAATTGCAGGCAGTGTGCCAGAGTTTTGAGGCAGTGGCTCCTGCTGTTGTGGAAGCTGTCCCCATAGAGAAGCTGGCAGAAAAACCACCTACATCTTCTGACGGAATCTGTAAGCCAAAGTGTACCAAAAGGAAGAGGAAACGTGAAGCTGAAAATAAGGACTATCCTGCCAAAAAAATTGTGGGTGATGGCACTCGCTCACTTACGACTCCTGTTAGTTGGGTGTCTTGTAAGACTGAGATTGTGATCAG tgatCTCTCCATGGAAATAGTACGGTATCGTCTAATAGGTCCGCTCTCCCACTCTGTGCTATCTGAGATACTTGTACCAGCAACTCAGTGTGAG aaTATTAACAAATCAACTGCATCCCCTTTCTGGTGGCCAGAGGCGTGTAAGGAAGAGGATACCATGTCCCTACATCGCCAGCAAGCAGATGTTTTTCAGCTGCTGAGgg GTATAGACGCTACGGCTGAGCTCCCGGCAGGGTGTGTTCTAGGGCTGACTGTAGACGACCCAAGACTGTCTTTGTCTGTGAAAAAGAGAAACGCTCCACCAGACCTTCATTTGTCCCAAG GTGTTGATGAAGAACAAAGAAGAAATTTGATACTTAGAGGAGTCCCTTCGGTGTGTGCTCAGAGTGCTCTATGGGACAAGTCTCTCAGAGAGAATGTTACAAGCAATAAGATTTCAGAACAG gatCTAAACAGGATGAAGAGGGAGTTATTAGTTCCAGGCTCCAGGTTGCCAACCCCTGCACAAGGCCGAGTGCCAATTCTGCTGGTTAACCAGGCAGGAAAACAGCTGGGAGAGGAGCGGCTCGGATGGGGGTCCGGTTGGGACTTGCTTTTGCCCAAGGGTTGGGGCATGGCATTTTGGACACCTTTG GTGTACTCTGGTGTACGTGTTGGGGGTCTCCAGATGAGTTTAAAACACTTCCAGAATAGAAGCATGCCCCACTTTCCCCATGATTACCCAGACTGCCCTGCAGGTGTCCTCTTCCAGGAGCAGCAGGAGATTGAACTGCTGGAAAAGTTTAAGAG GTACCCGCCTTCCAAACGGACAAACTACATCAAATATGGCTGTGTGGCTCCTTTCCGATGCCTCTGGCAACAGCTGGTAGAGGAATGGGAGGAGAAAGTGAAACAACATGAAGACATACAAGACACCAAGACAATTCAAATGAAAGATGTGCCATCACTCTCAGGAGAAAGCCTAAACCCAGCATCTGCTTTAACTGTACTGAG GAGCCGTAAGGTGCTGAGGCAGTTGTCAGTCTGGTGTCGCCCATCTTCCTCACGGACTCGGAGAGCACAGATTGCTCGCTGTGCCTTGCCATTGTGCCCTGCACTTGCTGTGTCTCTACAGGAACAGTGGAAGCAGTGTATtttgtgggtgcgtgtgtgcgttCTTAGTAAGGGGCGGCCTGCGCTTCATGCCATGCTTTGTGTGCCAACAACTGAAGACTTGCAACACTTGCGTGATGACCCCCAGTGGAGTGGCCCAAATGAACCGCAACACGCAGACCACATAAAGCTCCAGCTGAAAAGGAGAGGCAAGAAAGGTGAAGCTGCACTGAGCTGTTCTGGtataaagaaagaacaagacTGCAACATTCCTCAAAAGGATGACCCTAGCCCTGATCTTGTATGTATTAATCAACACTCTGGAGCTTCTGTTATGCTCAGAGATTCTCTTTCTGAGCCCAAtgcatcagtaactacagatcCTGGCCATGTATGTGTTGAGTCTCTTTCCAAACCCACTTTAATACAAGGATTATGGACTGAAAGTCTGCCTAATATATCATCTCACTGTACCCGCATGACAGTAGGCTGGGTGGTACAGGGTGATTTCTCCCTGGCAACAGGAACTGGGGAGGCTTTAGGGTTTGTAAGTATGGTGGGCCTCCTACAAATGCTTCTCATGCAATCGGCAGATCAGCGGGGCGTCGTGCTTCTGCGTAATCCCACCTCACTCCAGTACCGCTTTGCAAGACTCCATATAGAAGCATGA